CTCCACGACAGCGCCGTGTCCAGGTCGTCCCACTGGTCGTCTTCCTCGCTGAGAAACGGAAAGACGTACGGGTCGGTGATCTCCGGCGGCAGGTCGTCCGGCTTGCAGTCGTACGGTGGCCGGCCATAGTTGGCCTTCTTCATCGCGCTCGCCACCTCGACCGGCCGCCCGTCCCACACGCCGAACCAGAGCCGCCGCAGCATCGCCGGATGCGCGACCGCGAAGATCAACCGTCCCACGTCGAACGGCTCTCCTGCCTCGATCACCCGCGCCGCCGCGGAAAAACGCTCCTCTTTCAGCCAACCGGTGTAGGCGACCCAGATCTCCACGCTGTGGCCGGCGTCGATGATCGCCGCGCACAACGTGGCCAGCGCCAGACCGCGGTTGGTGATCACGTCGTGCCCGATCCGGTGCGAGTACGTGGCCGGGATCAGGAAGGTGACCACCTTGCCGCGCCGGGAGGTCGCGCGCGGCACGGCGTCGACCATGCACTCCGGGATGCCGGACAGGTACGCGCCGATGTCGACCTCGGAGCCGGTGACATCCCACGACGGTTCGAGGATCGTCGCGGCGTGCGACAGCCCGGAGTGCTCGCGCAGCTCGCCGATGCTCA
The nucleotide sequence above comes from Fodinicola acaciae. Encoded proteins:
- a CDS encoding DUF7192 family protein, producing the protein MLELVLPPMLSWQAFLDAATAPPTAMADKCDSRCTCESDWHGASWAEAIDLAVDGWPLALEEADVSIGELREHSGLSHAATILEPSWDVTGSEVDIGAYLSGIPECMVDAVPRATSRRGKVVTFLIPATYSHRIGHDVITNRGLALATLCAAIIDAGHSVEIWVAYTGWLKEERFSAAARVIEAGEPFDVGRLIFAVAHPAMLRRLWFGVWDGRPVEVASAMKKANYGRPPYDCKPDDLPPEITDPYVFPFLSEEDDQWDDLDTALSWSRRMFADLGLIHD